Within the Pseudorasbora parva isolate DD20220531a chromosome 20, ASM2467924v1, whole genome shotgun sequence genome, the region aatttcttactttttttctattgatttttacattttacaaaagTGATATGTTTTATAAAATGCATGTGCAAAGGAGAAATCATACTTCCCTCTCAACTACTGTTTGCTATTATCACAATCACTGCACAACATCACCATgatcttcacacacacaaacacgctaAAGTGTTCACAACAGGCAGCTGACTTCTCCCGTCACCCAGCACAGGGTTGCTGTTAACAGCACTAGTTCACACGTTCAGTGTGTGAAGCTGTTGGTATCACGCAGAGGGCATTAGGTCGGacacatagaccgtaaaaaaacaGAAGGACAGAACACACATCCTGCCAGCTGTGTCAGATGCTTCCTGTTTGTCTCTCTcagccatagacagtaaaagaagcTCTCAGCAGAAGAAGAGAGAGCCTCCCTCCCATGAGCCACCGATCTGTTCATCACACCCATGCAGAGAAAAatctataaataataatacaatatgtatttttgtataaataaagtaaagttaaaacatttaatttatttgagcAATCAACTATTAATATGTTTCTCACAagtttgttttataaataaGATATTTCTAGTAACCCGAGTGTCTAGAAGTAGCTATAGCAACAGGTTACTAAAGCTTTTGTttaccttagcaaccacagtGTGTCTTTAGAGTGAGGGTGATTAGCTTGCTAGCAGCAGCATTCtaactaaataaatacaaatcatttaagtattattttaaattattttataaatatacatttgtgATTGTGAATTGAGATGGACTCGGATTCTTTGCATTACTCGTTGGATTTGGCTGCTGGGAATGGTTTGACTCTGAGCTGTGAGCAGAGAGCCGCTCTTCAAACCTCTCTGGTCATACTGAAGAGAAACTACAAATTCAGTCGTGTTTTATTTTGGGGAAAGATTTTGGGGataaaatgtgattattttatTGCTCAAGGAGTTGAAGAGGATGAAATGAGAAACAAAAAGTCTTTGTACAGGTAGGGAATCATGCATATTCTTTATATAACGTTAACTGCTCTAACTCATTGTGTGTATATTGCGGTATATTGGCAAAATAAATATCGGGTCGTATAGACATTTAAGGGAGAACAAGTGAACAAGTCCCCCCAATTATAAGAAATGGCCAAATTGGCCGCTCTCCAATAGATGATATTCTTGATTCTGCTGTTGTAAGGATgacaaaaaagttttaaaagtaaaagtaaaaaaaaaaggctgatCCCTCAGTTTTACGACAGAACCCGACTTACAGTAAAAtccagtgaaagaaaaaaaccttTTGAATTAAAAATATGCTAGATTCACTGTTTCAAGCTATCATATTGTTTCAAAAATGCGGATTCGTGTAATTCATAACTAAATGTGAAGAGATAATAAATggtcttatttattttagtttctttattcCCTTAAATCCCCTTAAATCCTTTAATTAGCCTACGTAATAGTTataactttaataaaaaataaaattcagttacAGATGCAATCTTTGACCATTCAATTGAAAGTTTCAAAAATgtgcaattaaatattttattttattattatattgtataacacataatataatattatgttttttgtattaaaaatatttgcCTATACGTTTAGTTTATCAGACACACTGTGTCCGTATTATTTGGTCAGTTATATATACAATACCATTTTGTCTAATCTCGTTAGTgagttctattttttttttatctgtctatctatttatcagtttaaactgCATAGATTGGCACCTGCTGCCCCAAGCAACTGAGTCCATGACTGCAGACGTGGCAATAGCAGCAAAGGGGCGATTCACGGGGGACCCGTCCCATGAGTATGCACACACAGAGATGCGCACTGAGGGAGATGGGGATGAAGCCACGGAGGTAGAGGTCACGGTGAGAGGAGGGACAATTGGGATACACAACACAGATGGGGCTATAATAAGCATGTGGAAATAGAAAAACAGATtcaacaaaattaacaaaaagccCATCTTCCTGGGTTTATTTGGTGTGTCTGCATCTTCTGATTGTGGCATGTCTTGcttgagtaaatcatggtctaattttaatttttgggtgaactgaccctttacgccttgtctgtgaaactgggggaAAGTACCTGCACATTTAGAGGAAAAGTGGAAGCTTCAActaaacccacacacacacaaagaatgATAAATGTTGTGTTTATGTGGACGTGGTAATGTTTGGATATAAAACAACTGTTATTATTTATTCGGGTTTCTGTTTATTCATGGTTTATAATGAAGTAAACATGGTAGATGGCAGGCAGCTTGTTGAATGTTTATGGAGTGATTAACATGCCTCCCTTTCTGCAGGTGAAAGTGAATGAGGCGAGTCGATTGGCCACAACCGTGTCAAACATCGATAAAGAAGTGTCTGTAGTGCCACGTGGTGCATTTACAAAGAGTCCCAGTGGCAAAGTGCAGATAAACCGAAGCTTTGGAGGTATGATTACACCCAAACACTTACACCCAAAGTGTTTGTATATGCTTTCCACTGGGAATCCGATGCAGCTGTGTGAATACAAAACACTAAAGTCTGTATGTTTCCATTTCCTGGTGAAATGTCAGCTCTCATTTCAGTTCTCTGAAGATACTTTCTTGTAATCAGTCTTCAGTCGATCTGTTTATGTTGTCATTTATTTGAATGGTCTGACCCCAGATCAGTTTAAAGTTTTGTACATGATTGCAGGTCTACATCCCACTGAGGCTGCGAAACTTCACAACTACCTGCATTTTCGTGAGCCGGTTAATCTGAAAAAGAAGTCCATCTTAGAAATGGCTGATCTGAACCCTGCTCTCGACTTCCTAGATCCTTTGAGGGAGGACATTCCCAAAGGTAATTAAAAGGAATGATCTTTCATTACCTTTATGTGTGATGATTTATTCTCGATGCAATTTTATTTCCAGGCACAATATTATTTCTGAATGTACTGTGAGGTCTCCAGCTCCCACCCTGTAATGAAACGTTTGCACTGAAGTCCGATCCCTCTTTTGCTTTAGGCTTTATAATTCAAAGGTGAACAACACCTGTTAACACCACTATACTTTCCCAAAAATGATACTGACATGCAAATTGCATTTAGGAAGTCTTAATAGTGGTGGGAAATATGAGGATGGTGTAAAAATCCTTCTGCAAGTCATCCCATGATCCCTGTTGCTGGATGTCCCTGGGTTAATGACAGATATGATTTGGCAGCTGCCTAAGGCCGAGCGAAAGCCAATGAGACATCTGGGGTGTTGTTCGGCAAACTATGATCCCATTGTTCTCTTTTCTTTCTGGGAAGAAGCGTTTGAGGGATTGCCATTTTCATCAACGATAAATTTTCCCTCTCATATATCTTGGTGTGTCTTCCTGACTCTGTTTGTCAGTTGGGAGTGAACTAACAAAACAATTATTCAGAAAATATTTGCCTCTTATTGTTCTTTGCAAATTCAAGTCAGACATAAGCTTGCTGAACGGTATTTATTCAGCGCGCTTCATGAAACTTTGCCCGTTGCTTGCCTACAGGCTTCAAACCACTACTGATTGTTTAACATCGAGTTCCTCAAGGAATATCTTGTTCTGCTGATCCTGAATCTTAACCAGATGGAATTTGATTTGTTTAACATACCGAGCAAAGCACTAGAGCATCACTGAGATTTGCTGAAATTCATGACTTTGGCTTATGGCATTTATGCCTCATAGAGCCCTCATTAAGAGTAACCTCCTGTTAAATGTGAccgtaaagggatagttcacccaaaaatgaaaattctgtcgtcattccaaacccataagactttcggtggtctttagaacacaaatgaagatatttctgtcTCTCAGTTGACAGTTATGCAACTACTACTTTGAGgcttcaaaaagttcaagaGTTAAAATCCAAATAATTTAGCGGTTTTGTCAGTTTTCTTAATAGACTCGATCGCCTTATACGATgaacaaatttaatttaatttaactacgccaaatcaaatgtgtgtgtgaagcgGACCTGTAAATGAGCGGGAATATTGCTAGGAAGATGGATTCACAATGATCaatgaacataaacagaagcttaaCTGAACCAGCTTGACATGCGAGAAGAGAACAAACCtctggttcttgcggaagctcaaacttgCTGCTTAACACGAAAATTAACCACATTAGTTCTTGCGGAAACTccaacgtgctgtgtaacacacaagaattaacctcattggttctctcacggaagctcaaacatgctgtgtaacacgagaatgaaccttgGTTCTTGAACTTCTTGagcttgagcttctgtttaacATAACTAATGTGAGTTGATGAAAGTGTATAtgcaaataaaagtaatatgttcatcatataaaacaATCATGACTCATCAGAAAATGTGGACTAAACCgttcaattcatatggattagttttacgatctctttatgaactttttgaaatgtCAAAGCGGTTGCGTTTGATGTCAATGGAGGAACAAAAAGTCCTTGGATTCCACCAAAAAGATCctaatttgtgtttcaaagatgattaaaagtcttatgggtttggacataagggtgagtaattaataacattttcatttttgggtgaactatcactttaaactGTAAATATAGTTGATTTAGGAGAAGAATGTGATCACCCACTAAAGACTACGTCAGTTATAGGATAAAGAAGCATTTCCTCACAGGGAATATTGTTATCTGACTCCAATTTAGAAGGCAAATGCTGCTTTGTTGTTTCTCAGTAGAGTTTGAAGGCACAGTCACCCTCCTGGAGACATGCCCAGACTTAAAGTGTGTTAGAAACATCTCAGCTGTTTCATTAAAGGAGGTGATTTGttctttatttctctctctaAGGGATGGTCCCTCACCTCAGGCAGCACCCAGCTAGGCTAAAAACTGAAAAAGTAGAGCAGGTCTCAGACAGGGGGCATTTACCCACCCTGCAGAACAGCTTCCACTTTTTCCCCTTGACCAATCAGGTGGAAAAAACCCAATCCCCTCTCAAGAAGTGCCAGAGGTGAACAGGTTCATCTGGACGTCTCAAATAGTGGGTAGAGGATACTGGGAATGGGCGGTGGAATTTAGCTTCACTCAGGTTTCCTTGAATTTGGCCTGTACAAGGAAAAAGTAGGGAGGCTTCCCAAGAACTTGAAAAAGCAGAAAATGTATAACCGCATAGCTTTTAAGCCAACTATCACTAACAGATTAAGGGAAATGGTTTTGTCTTTTTATCTGATCTAATATTGCATCTCTCGGACGTGAAAATCAAATTACTACATATCTTCCTCAAAAGCTTTTCTAATTAGCGTAATGTGATGGTCATGCATTTTGATGAGTGCGCCATAGAACAGCTGTCTGTTAAATATTTGGACTCATAATAAGGCAAAGAGTCACAATGGACTTTTGAGTGTTTTAGGTTAAACATTGTTAGCAGTTAATGTTCAGAGCTGCAGTTCAAACACAGACTTCATTGGCATGGAGCTTTGCGGTACTGGGCATCAGCCAATGTTGGCAGCTGGATGCAGGGGCCACCCAGACGGAAAGACCCCAGAACGCCACTTCTTTATACACTGCTGTGATAATAGTTATCCATAACTGAGCCAACTCTCTGTCACACACGACTTTCTTCTCCAGATTTTACTCTGCATCTGTCACACTATCAGAGTCTGGAGTCTGTCAATGGTTATGTGTAATGGTTTAAAATTCAGGTTCAGTTTATGCTAAATGCTTTTTATTCCTCTTTGATCTTGCACAGTAGGATAATTCTAGTCTTTTTCCTTACTGTGTTCTTCATGCAGGGTCATGGAGCCTGCAGCTTGAGCGGGGAGGCACCGTGTGTGTATTGCGCAGTTTGCTCTGGCTGGGTCTCACCTTCTTCCATGTTCCCCAGACCCCTCAGCATGGGTACATCTACATGGGGGATGGACTTAAAAATCTTGACCTGCCCTTCATGTTATAGCAGCCAAACTGACTTATTTTTGTCTTTGGTGCCACATTTTAAAGACAGCAAAAACTTCAATCTCCCTTTAAGCGTTAATGTATAATCAACTCTGTGACCTTACAGTCACTGTAATTTTCTTTACTCTCAGGAAAACATAAACACGTCAACATGTTTGGACATTTGAAGTTGCGTTGGTTTTTCCACCCTTAAAGCAGACACGAAAGTGTACCTTACTTTCTCTCTGGcacaaacacatgcacactcaGAAACAGCTGCTAGTGAGGTAAACAGTCATTTTATTTGCACATCTGCCTTTGCAAAAATAGAATGTTAACATTTGTCCAAATCAGACTGTGGAAAGGTAACCCAGATCAGAAGGATGAACACAGATCTTTGAGTCTTGATGTTTCAGTGCAATCTGGTTCATCAAATAATAGTCTCTTTGTGACTGAGGCAATGAACAACACGAAA harbors:
- the rsph9 gene encoding radial spoke head protein 9 homolog, translating into MDSDSLHYSLDLAAGNGLTLSCEQRAALQTSLVILKRNYKFSRVLFWGKILGIKCDYFIAQGVEEDEMRNKKSLYSLNCIDWHLLPQATESMTADVAIAAKGRFTGDPSHEYAHTEMRTEGDGDEATEVEVTVKVNEASRLATTVSNIDKEVSVVPRGAFTKSPSGKVQINRSFGGLHPTEAAKLHNYLHFREPVNLKKKSILEMADLNPALDFLDPLREDIPKGSWSLQLERGGTVCVLRSLLWLGLTFFHVPQTPQHGYIYMGDGLKNLDLPFML